One Drechmeria coniospora strain ARSEF 6962 chromosome 01, whole genome shotgun sequence genomic region harbors:
- a CDS encoding Protein kinase-like domain protein, whose product MRDVGGSDDHRERARSGRGERSSDRPRFSSRESRRSPGPDERARHRHSTSRHAEHERRRSRDRSRDRSRDPSRHRSRDRPRHRPAESSRRDTDGGDLIPRYRTDKLRHSDDHHHHHHDGRSRSRRSRSRERGTTSPPSTSKRHRDRSRTPDRHHSRHRKRSKRSHSPSRRDRDRDRSRDSSTRRRRHSPRDHDKEPSHRRHRHYSHRSSSPAQDAGSRHRRESDSTSSARHDLLSRHSHFRERDRDRESRSRIDTLPPPSSRTPSPAGRRRHDSFQLPPASSRSTQPGQAFGAAAEADRLGIDSDRPPPSRQAPPRSPKSHRERRGPPEAAEAHYSSRSEADDKMASRSGYRGGHNAVYAHKSYYGNDARGDARGDSRADPRGDPHGYEPSPHHSYQNSPTRSPYGAHRSGWQGQLSPPHQNGPPYHHGHGSFAPPDGPSEHSHQHHARSPPYPAPSGPMQPYASGNYRGNHRGSSFRSSSFSGRGSYRGSGPPHAQWPPRPPPPPRDVDDPPEHSNGRRQSAAGRLDGADDAAAEGMDVDASAVEPPNHAPDPVGKPEREVPPVTRPSGPSAASSLSGKFSFSFKLSSKPTPTAPKPEISQKFNAVPQRKDAEPRDDRSREPPPGAPTEPASVRSRSEAKNGPDGPRSAAPRTRMVKKVVRRPRPRPTLAADLAASTSVFYRKPGNESVVGSGTYGKVFKGLNVYTKGLVALKRIRMEGERDGFPVTAVREIKLLQSLRHTNIVTLQEVMVEKNDCFMVFEYLSHDLTGLLNHPTFTLDPAQRKHLAKQLFEGLDYLHTRGVLHRDIKAANILVSNEGILKLADFGLARFYAKRHQLDYTNRVITIWYRSPELLLGETKYTAAVDVWSAACVMIEIFTRRAIFPGDGTEVSQLDKIYGILGTPNRQDWPALVDMAWFELLRPTTKRKNAFAEQYRDKLTAAAFDLLSSMFHYDPAKRPTAAEALLHDYFTTEEPLPRQAIELADIDGDWHEFESKALRKENERREREARRAAKDVTRDKDKDKDRKRGADGGHGREREPKRVHMDDEAT is encoded by the exons ATGAGGGACGTGGGAGGAAGCGACGACCACAGAGAACGGGCTCGGTCTGGCAGAGGAGAAAGGTCCTCGGATCGACCGAGATTCTCTTCCAGGGAGAGCCGCCGCAGCCCCGGCCCCGACGAGAGAGCACGCCATCGTCACTCGACCTCTCGGCACGCCGAGCACGAACGACGACGCTCACGAGACCGCTCGCGAGACCGCTCGCGGGACCCTTCGCGGCATCGCAGCCGAGACCGCCCCAGGCACCGTCCAGCCGAGTCTTCGCGTCGGGACACGGATGGCGGCGACTTGATTCCCCGGTACCGCACCGACAAGCTGCGCCATTCTGacgaccaccaccaccaccaccacgacggccgctcaCGCTCGCGACGCTCACGCAGCCGTGAACGCGGCACGACCAGCCCCCCCTCGACATCCAAACGCCATCGGGACCGCAGTCGCACTCCCGACCGCCACCACAGCCGTCACAGGAAGAGATCCAAGAGATCCCACAGCCCCTCTCGACGCGACCGGGACCGGGACCGCTCGCGAgactcctcgacgaggcggaggcgACATTCACCACGCGACCACGACAAGGAGCCGTCAcaccgccgtcaccgtcattaTTCACACagatcctcctcgccggcccaAGACGCCGGTTCTCGTCACAGGCGAGAGTCGGActccacctcgtccgcgAGACACGACCTCCTCTCGCGGCACTCTCATTTCCGAGAACGAGACCGAGATCGAGAGTCGCGCTCGAGAATCGACACGCTCCCTCCTCCTTCGTCCCGCACCCCATCACcggctggccgtcgacgtcacgACTCGTTCCAGCTTCCGCCCGCCTCATCACGCTCTACCCAGCCTGGTCAGGCATtcggcgccgctgccgaggcggacCGGCTTGGCATCGATTCTGACCGCCCGCCACCATCGCGGCAGGCACCCCCGCGGTCACCAAAGTCCCACCGCGAACGCAGAGGCCCGCCGGAAGCAGCAGAGGCTCATTATTCGTCTCGTTCCGAGGCGGACGACAAGATGGCCTCGCGGAGTGGCTATCGCGGCGGCCATAACGCCGTCTACGCACACAAGTCGTACTACGGAAACGATGCTCGTGGAGATGCCCGCGGAGATTCTCGCGCCGATCCTCGGGGGGATCCTCACGGCTACGAACCTTCTCCCCATCACTCGTACCAAAATTCGCCCACGAGATCGCCCTACGGTGCGCATCGAAGCGGCTGGCAAGGCCAGCTATCTCCTCCGCA TCAAAACGGCCCCCCGTACCATCACGGCCACGGCAGTTTCGCCCCGCCGGACGGGCCCTCCGAACACAGTCACCAGCATCATGCACGATCGCCGCCTTACCCTGCACCGTCGGGTCCGATGCAGCCCTACGCGTCGGGCAATTATCGTGGAAACCACCGAGGCAGCTCCTTCCGTTCAAGCTCCTTCTCCGGACGCGGCAGCTATCGTGGCTCGGGGCCTCCGCATGCGCAGTGGCCGCCTAGGCCGCCACCTCCCCCCagggacgtcgacgaccccCCGGAGCACAGCAACGGCCGGCGGCAGAGTGCCGCGGGACGACTGGatggggccgacgacgcggccgcggAGGGTATGGACGTCGACGCGAGCGCGGTCGAGCCGCCGAACCACGCGCCCGATCCGGTCGGGAAACCGGAGCGAGAGGTGCCTCCCGTGACCCGGCCGTCGGGTCCCAGCGCCGCGTCCTCACTGTCCGGCAAGTTTAGCTTTTCGTTCAAGctgtcgtcgaagccgacgccgacggcgccgaagcccGAGATCTCCCAAAAGTTCAACGCGGTGCCGCAGAGGAAAGATGCGGAGCCGAGGGATGACCGCAGCCGGGAACCTCCTCCCGGTGCCCCGACGGAACCGGCGTCCGTTCGAAGCCGCTCCGAAGCGAAGAACGGGCCCGACGGTCCAAGGTCGGCCGCCCCACGCACGCGGATGGTGAAGAAGGTGGTGCGAAGACCCAGGCCCCGGCCGACGTTGGCGGCCGACctcgcggcctcgacctctGTCTTCTACCGAAAGCCGGGCAACGaatccgtcgtcggctcgggGACGTACGGCAAGGTCTTCAAGGGCTTGAACGTCTACACCaagggcctcgtcgccctcaagCGCATCCGGATGGAAGGGGAGCGGGATGGATTTCCCGTCACGGCCGTGCGGGAGATCAAACTTCTGCAGTCCCTCCGGCACACCAACATCGTCACGCTCCAGGAGGTGATGGTGGAGAAGAACGATTGCTTCATGGTGTTCGAGTATCTCTCCCACGACCTCACCGGCCTGCTCAACCACCCGACCTTCACGTTGGATCCTGCGCAGAGGAAGCACCTTGCGAAGCAGCTCTTCGAAGGCCTCGATTACCTGCACACGAGAGGCGTCCTCCACCGGGACATCAAGGCGGCCAACATCTTGGTCAGCAACGAAGGGATCCTGAAGCTCGCCGATTTCGGTCTCGCTCGCTTCTACGCGAAGCGGCACCAACTGGACTATACCAACCGCGTCATCACCATCTGGTACCGCTCGCCGGAGCTGCTTCTGGGCGAGACCAAGTACacggcagccgtcgacgtgtGGAGCGCGGCCTGCGTCATGATCGAGATCTTCACCCGTCGCGCCATCTTCCCCGGCGACGGGACCGAGGTCAGCCAGCTCGACAAGATTTACGGCATTCTCGGAACGCCGAATCGGCAGGACTGGCCGGCGCTCGTCGACATGGCCTGGTTCGAGCTGctccggccgacgacgaagcggaaGAATGCGTTTGCCGAACAGTACCGGGACAAGCTCACagccgccgccttcgaccTCCTGTCGTCCATGTTCCACTACGATCCGGCCAAGCGACCGAcagcggccgaggcgttGCTGCACGACTACTTCACGACGGAGGAACCGCTGCCGAGGCAGGCGATCGA GctcgccgacatcgacgGTGACTGGCACGAGTTCGAGTCCAAGGCACTGCGCAAGGAGAATGAgcggcgggagcgggaggCTCGACGAGCGGCCAAGGATGTCACGCgagacaaggacaaggacaaggacaggAAACGtggcgccgatggcggccatggccgtgaGAGGGAGCCCAAGCGGGTTCACATGGACGATGAGGCTACATGA
- a CDS encoding hypothetical protein (related to P.glauca late embryogenesis abundant protein and YBR177c and YPL095c), producing MEWLGKAKIRFTHAPAPRKLREKDGSETDLRKIVEKTTPPCYLNPLLFNGHVQTMWTATKPHGPHVYYRRRVFHADHKTYHGTFAVDFAVEPFDEVDDSLPPRTVHYSEEQFCNMGGDDGKPMLVVLHGLSGGSHEVYLRHVIAPLIGEGGWEVCVVNSRGCAMSSLTTGVLYNARATWDIRQTVKWLHEKFPNRPLFGVGFSLGANMLTNYCGEEGADCLLKAAVVCSNPFNLEVSSKLLQNSLIGREVYLRVMGSSMKTLVNSHQKELEEHTDLDFAAIRNAKYLHDFDREVQCPTWGYPTVYAYYRDASSTDAVLGIRIPFVAIQATDDPIAVEEALPYEEFRQNPNTVMITTSLGGHLCWFETGGSRWHKRPVCNFLNHIARNVDLESLKPQPDAQATEKVSAGADYQPMRRKLFIQDEDEA from the exons ATGGAGTGGTTGGGGAAGGCCAAGATTCGCTTCACGcacgcgccggcgccgaggaaaTTAAGGGAAAAGGACGGGAGCGAAACGGACCTTCGAAAGATTGTggagaagacgacgccgccgtgctATCTCAACCCGCTGCTGTTCAACGGCCACGTGCAGACGAtgtggacggcgacgaagcctcACGGACCCCACGTTTACTATCGTCGCAGGGTGTTCCATGCCGACCACAAGACGTACCATGGAACGTTTGCCGTCGACTTTGCCGTCGAGCCTTTCGATGAGGTCGACGACTCCCTGCCGCCTCGGACGGTACACTACTCGGAGGAGCAGTTTTGCAAcatgggcggcgacgacggcaagccgATGCTCGTTGTCCTCCATGGCCTCTCGGGCGGCTCTCACGAAGTCTATCTTCGACACGTAATCGCCCCTCTGATCGGAGAGGGCGGCTGGGAGGTCTGCGTCGTAAACTCGCGAGGCTGCGCCATGAGCAGCCTCACCACCGGCGTCCTGTACAACGCTCGAGCGACGTGGGATATCCGTCAG ACGGTGAAGTGGCTGCACGAAAAGTTTCCCAACCGGCCCCTCTTTGGCGTTGGATTCTCGCTCGGCGCCAACATGCTCACCAAC TActgcggcgaggagggcgccgACTGCTTGCTCAAGGCAGCCGTCGTGTGCTCGAACCCGTTCAACTTGGAGGTCTCCAGCAAGCTTCTCCAGAACAGCCTCATCGGCAGAGAGGTCTACCTTCGCGTGATGGGCT CTTCGATGAAGACCCTCGTCAACTCGCACCAGAAGGAACTGGAAGAGCACACCGACCTAGACTTTGCGGCCATCAGAAATGCCAAGTATCTGCACGACTTTGACCGGGAAGTTCA GTGCCCTACTTGGGGCTACCCAACCGTGTACGCATACTACCGCGACGCATCATCCACAGACGCCGTGCTCGGAATCAGGATCCCCTTTGTGGCGATTCAGGCCACCGACGACCCC atcgccgtcgaggaggccctcCCGTACGAGGAGTTCCGGCAGAATCCAAACACAGTCATGATCACCACCTCTTTGGGCGGCCATCTCTGCTGGTTCGAAACCGGCGGCTCCCGATGGCACAAGCGACCG GTGTGCAATTTTTTGAATCACATTGCTCGGaacgtcgacctcgagagcCTCAAGCCGCAGCCCGACGCGCAGGCAACAGAGAAAGTGTCGGCCGGTGCCGACTACCAGCCGATGCGGCGAAAACTCTTCATTCAGGACGAAGATGAGGCGTAG
- a CDS encoding hypothetical protein (related to 60S ribosomal subunit assembly/export protein LOC1): MAPTRTRTVKNKHAAAKGGSGGAGAAGDKGGKRSATGAGVVKRRTGKPKSGPPPSQQVKEKNAAALVKKPKKKVYTVEELNIPTLNMITPVGVVKPKGKKKGKVFVDDTDSMSTILAIVQAEKDGQIESKMIKARQMEEIREARKIEAEKKESEKKSRLEDTKQSLRKKRKRRTTGKDDKEEESIKSLASVGSKAIKAKKKVAFA, encoded by the exons ATGGCGCCCACGAGGACACGGACAGTCAAGAACAAGCacgcggcggccaagggtgGCAGCGGCGGTGCTGGTGCGGCAGGGGACAAAGGTGGCAAGCGATCCGCCACCGGAGCTGGCGTTGTCAAGCGCAGGACGGGCAAGCCCAAGAGCGGTCCCCCGCCGTCGCAGCAGGTCAAGGAGAAGAAcgcggcggcgctcgtgAAGAAACCCAAGAAGAAGGTGTACACGGTGGAGGAGCTCAACATACCGACGCTCAACATGATCacgcccgtcggcgtcgtcaagCCCAAGGGGAAGAAGAAGGGCAAAGTGTTTGTCGACGACACG GACAGCATGAGcaccatcctcgccatcgtgCAGGCAGAAAAAGACGGGCAGATCGAGTCCAAGATGATCAAGGCCCGCCAGATGGAAGAGATACGCGAAGCGAGGAAGATcgaggcggagaagaaggagtCCGAGAAGAAGTCGAGGCTCGAGGACACGAAGCAGTCGCTGCGGAAGAAGAGAAAGAGAAGGACGACGGGCAAGGAcgacaaggaggaggagtcgATCAAGAGCCTCGCCTCGGTCGGCTCCAAGGCGATCAAGGCCAAGAAAAAGGTCGCCTTTGCGTGA
- a CDS encoding acetoacetyl-CoA synthase, with product MELNVRKLWEHPDPQRTAMWQFMQDANRKYHRQLETFDDLYRWSCRHRGEFYGQLWESQRFIHEGSYTEVVDESVPISMLPRWFAGIRLNWAENFLWSGDGREGSAPDTRSTLHKEDGKVALTEVREGNSEINKVTWGELRRRVATMASALHQRGLGEGDRVVVVGAHAAETLVVFLATTWLGAIFSSSSTDMGLGGLLQRTVQINPKFIFFDDAALYGGKIIDLREKIEGMVDGMKGCDQFQRMVVIPRFPDRPSDTSALPRTENLEEFLETAAQTPPPIRRIGFQDPMVIYYSSGTTGTPKAIVHGVGPLLLSTQKEAILHRDLKPQDVGLQYTTTGWIMYLASVAHMIMGGSAVLYDGSPFLPDHAVLLRVAEEQHVTILGVSPRWMTELMKRGIIPKEAANLSKLKAVTSTGMVLPDQMFHWFYDVAFPPQVQLGNMSGGTDIAGCFVLENPLMPVHVGGCVGASLGIAVAIFDHDLPEGSTDGKPLPDGTPGDLVSTAAFPNVPLFLWDDSRPAPGAKYRDAYFSRYGNVWAQGDFCVRHPKTGALLMLGRSDGVLNPSGIRFGSADVYAVLERCFPDDVAESLCVGQRRPRDMDERVVLFLVMKSGKRLDKRMVTRIKATVAEELTKRHAPQPHNPWASWPHAPSPMETSWMQDADHDKVTVNGKKVELPVKNIISGRTVKPSGTLLNPNSLGFFYQFQKIEDLAEPQAKL from the exons ATGGAGCTGAACGTGCGGAAGCTGTGGGAGCATCCCGACCCCCAGAGGACAGCAATGTGGCAGTTCATGCAAGATGCCAACCGAAAGTACCATCGCCAGCTCGAG ACGTTTGACGACTTGTACCGGTGGAGCTGCCGTCATCGCGGCGAGTTCTACGGCCAGCTATGGGAGTCCCAACGCTTCATCCACGAAGGTTCCTACACCGAGGTTGTCGACGAGTCCGTTCCCATCTCCATGCTCCCCCGATGGTTCGCGGGCATCCGTCTCAACTGGGCAGAAAACTTTCTCTggagcggcgacgggcgggaGGGATCGGCACCAGACACCCGGTCCACGCTGCACAAGGAGGATGGCAAGGTCGCCCTCACCGAGGTCCGCGAGGGAAATTCGGAGATCAATAAGGTGACTTGGGGTGAGCTGAGGCGGAGAGTGGCCACCATGGCGAGCGCCCTGCATCAGAGGggtctcggcgagggcgatcgcgtcgtcgtcgtcggcgcccacgcggccgagacgcttgtcgtcttcctcgccaccacctggctgGGCGCCATCttcagcagcagctcgaccgacatgggcctcggcggcttGCTGCAAAGGACCGTTCAGATCAACCCCAAG TTCATCttcttcgacgacgcagcctTGTACGGCGGGAAAATCATCGACCTGCGCGAAAAGATCGAGGGCATGGTGGACGGCATGAAGGGCTGCGACCAGTTCCAGCGCATGGTCGTCATCCCACGCTTCCCCGACCGACCCTCCGACACGTCCGCTctgccgaggacggagaaTCTTGAAGAATTTCTCGAGACGGCAGCAcagacgccgccgcccattcGTCGCATCGGCTTCCAAGACCCCATGGTCATCTACTACTCCTCCGGCACGACCGGTACCCCCAAGGCCATCGTTCACGGCGTCGGCCCCCTGCTGCTCAGCACGCAGAAGGAAGCGATCCTGCACCGAGATCTCAAGCCGCAAGACGTCGGGCTGCAGTACACGACAACTGGCTGGATCATGTACCTCGCCAGCGTCGCCCACATGATCATGGGAGGTAGCGCCGTCCTATACGACGGCTCGCCGTTTCTTCCCGACCACGCCGTGCTTCTGAGGGTGGCTGAGGAGCAGCATGTGACGATCCTGGGCGTCAGCCCGCGCTGGATGACGGAGCTGATGAAGAGAGGCATCATCCCCAAGGAGGCGGCAAACTTGTCGAAGCTGAAGGCGGTAACGAGCACCGGCATGGTTCTCCCGGACCAAATGTTTCACTGGTTCTACGACGTCGCCTTTCCGCCACAGGTGCAGCTGGGCAACATGTCGGGAGGCACAGACATT GCCGGGTGCTTTGTCCTGGAGAACCCTCTCATGCCGGTccacgtcggcggctgcgTCGGTGCGTCGTTGGGAATTGCCGTTGCCATCTTCGATCACGATCTTCCCGAGGGCAGCACCGACGGCAAGCCCCTGCCAGATGGCACGCCAGGCGACCTcgtgtcgacggccgcttTCCCCAACGTGCCGCTGTTCCTCTGGGACGACtcccggccggcgccgggaGCCAAGTACCGTGACGCGTACTTCTCCCGCTACGGCAACGTCTGGGCCCAGGGCGACTTTTGCGTCCGCCACCCCAAGACGGGCGCTCTTTTGATGCTCGGTCGATCCGATGGCGTGCTGAACCCGAGCGGAATACGGTtcggcagcgccgacgtCTACGCCGTTCTGGAGCGCTGCTTTCccgacgacgtggccgaaAGTCTCTGCGTCGGCCAGCGACGGCCGCGGGACATGGATGAGAGGGTCGTCCTGTTCTTGGTGATGAAGTCGGGCAAACGGCTCGACAAGAGGATGGTGACGCGCATCAAGGCCACGGTGGCCGAGGAGTTGACCAAGAGACATGCGCCCCA GCCACACAACCCTTGGGCTTCATGGCCCCATGCGCCCTCCCCGATGGAGACCTCATGGATGCAGGATGCTGATCATGACAAGGTCACCGTCAACGGAAAGAAGGTGGAGCTGCCGGTCAAGAATATCATCTCGGGGCGAACGGTGAAGCCGAGCGGGACGCTGCTCAACCCCAACAGTCTTGGCTTCTTTTACCAGTTTCAGAAGATTGAGGACTTGGCAGAGCCGCAGGCGAAGCTGTAG